In Treponema sp. OMZ 798, the following proteins share a genomic window:
- a CDS encoding amidohydrolase codes for MSNDFILKNVSNLEDYLISTRRYLHENPEVSHKEYQTSTFLKQEIKKLEFEIIETPGTGFIAILDTGKEGKTVALRTDIDALPIQENAMNLRKKKVSVSKNAGAMHACAHDGHMAIILAAAKILNEMKDLLAGKIIFMFEESEEAGGGAEQIIEILKNYKIDAIYGNHLVSFLEAGKISVDAGPVMAGAILVDFKVIGKGGHGSRPDLSVSPIFGSANVLNALASAWSNQIDVTKTVTLGLGSINGGTAFNVIPDEVKITGSLRFYDSEEGEKAINIMKNTSKHAAMSQNCSVEFTEGANQIAVHPVINDIELSKIARDGINEILPGVLIQGVNWFASESFSKYSCLAPIVFAFVGIKNLEEGMGAEHHNEFFDMDEKALYYGTAAQVKFVYDYLRG; via the coding sequence ATGTCAAATGATTTTATTCTGAAAAATGTATCTAATCTTGAAGACTATCTAATCTCCACTCGAAGGTATCTTCACGAAAATCCGGAAGTTTCGCATAAGGAATATCAAACTTCAACTTTTTTAAAACAAGAAATTAAAAAACTTGAATTTGAAATTATCGAGACTCCCGGTACGGGATTCATTGCAATTTTAGATACGGGAAAAGAAGGTAAGACTGTTGCACTGAGAACAGACATTGACGCTCTACCAATTCAGGAAAATGCTATGAATTTGAGGAAGAAAAAAGTTAGCGTCTCAAAAAATGCCGGGGCTATGCATGCGTGTGCTCATGATGGTCATATGGCTATAATATTAGCTGCCGCAAAAATTCTTAATGAAATGAAGGATTTACTAGCCGGAAAAATAATCTTTATGTTTGAAGAAAGTGAAGAAGCAGGAGGAGGAGCTGAACAAATCATTGAAATTTTAAAAAATTATAAAATTGATGCAATTTACGGAAATCATCTAGTTTCATTTCTAGAAGCTGGAAAAATTTCTGTTGATGCAGGGCCGGTAATGGCAGGTGCAATATTGGTAGACTTTAAAGTTATAGGTAAAGGAGGGCATGGATCAAGACCGGACTTGTCAGTTAGTCCTATTTTCGGTTCTGCAAATGTTTTAAATGCGTTGGCATCCGCTTGGTCAAACCAAATTGATGTAACTAAAACAGTTACACTTGGCTTAGGTTCGATAAATGGAGGCACAGCATTTAATGTTATTCCGGACGAAGTTAAAATTACAGGCTCGTTAAGATTTTACGATTCTGAAGAGGGGGAAAAAGCGATTAACATTATGAAAAACACTTCAAAACATGCGGCAATGTCACAAAACTGTTCAGTAGAGTTTACAGAAGGCGCCAATCAAATAGCAGTCCATCCGGTAATCAATGATATTGAATTATCGAAAATTGCCAGAGACGGCATTAATGAAATTCTACCGGGAGTTTTAATACAGGGTGTGAATTGGTTTGCATCAGAGTCTTTTTCCAAATACAGCTGTTTAGCTCCTATTGTCTTTGCCTTTGTCGGTATAAAAAATTTAGAAGAAGGGATGGGAGCAGAGCATCATAATGAATTTTTTGACATGGATGAAAAAGCATTATATTATGGAACGGCTGCTCAAGTAAAATTTGTTTATGATTATTTAAGAGGGTAA